The sequence below is a genomic window from Etheostoma cragini isolate CJK2018 chromosome 20, CSU_Ecrag_1.0, whole genome shotgun sequence.
CACATGATGCGTATTTTGTCATATGACACTGATGAGAAGAGTGATCCCACTGTGAGCGAACGTCACAGACAATTCTTGTAGCCTAAAAACCAGAGCAGCTCGAGCACCTGTCAGGCATGTGATGCTGTAGCCTGACATTTTTTGGTGCTAGTAGCTACTCGATAATATCTGGAGGATGGACTGCCGGGGAGTTCTGCCTGAGATATGCGCCGCTTTTTTCATAGGTAGGTTGGACACTTCTTCGACAATTACTGCTGTAATGCTACAACCAACTAGGAAAGATAGGTCTAAAGAGATATACAGCCTACCAGCAGATACCATAGTGTTAATTCACCACTATAAATGAGATAGCATATTATAACGTAGGCTATTATAGATtttagttgaagaaaaaaagtgtaaaacattatagatggaaaaaaagtcaataaatacTCTTACTGTTTTCCTCCCAAACTTCATAACAAACTTTCTCCTCATGAAAAATCTGGCCCaggctgctgttgtgtttctatggtgtgtacagtgtgtgtggaaTAACTACTAATCTTATGTTAAATTGTGGAATTACTGTAATCTCTCTATAGGAACTTCATCATTTTGCTGACACTTGAATTTGATACGGCAAACTTTCTTGATTACAGTACTTATCTCTGCCAGTTTATCAGTGTGGAGAAATGTTGCCAACCTAAAGAACAAGAGTAATCCCATGACCCCCTTTCTGAATAATTACATTTCTTGAGGAAGATGGCTGTTATTCAAGAGAGCACTTAGGCACATGGCTAATGTGATTACTATCACAATATGGGCTCTATTTTGCTGAGTGCGAATACCTGTTGCCCTCTAATTCTATATGGATGAATAAAGTTACTGTACTCGAAATTTTGTGGAGTGATTTAAGATATCACACAGTTTGAAGATGTTCTCATCTTTTAGGAGAACCATCCATCcccctgtttgtttttcatattttggttATGTTTTGGGGCTGGATGTTCAGTGCATGTCTGAGAAGGTGGGGGATGACTTTACGGTAATTCTAATTAGATTAACTTTTTACTACCGTAAAACCTGGAAGTATACATAAATGCAATTTATAATAACACCAAGACTGAGTGTGCCAGTAATTTCTACTTGACACTTGCCTGGGTCCCTATCAGGCAAACTTCAGGTTcaggttactttttttttttttatccgtaggtatatttgttttgcagcaaGAATATGACCTCCATTATGACACACAACTATGAAAACATACTAAAATCCCGACAccacaaaagcagaaaaacctactagtgtatgtgtattttaatgttCTGTGCATGAATATGTGAGCAGAAACATCAGAACAACACAACTCTCATCGAGAATGTGACTTTGAATGGAGATCAgagttattatttataatatggTTACCAATGTATTTGTTCccttaagaaaagaaaatgcttgttttttttttaaaagccataACCATTGAGGAATCATATTTGAGTAGTTTCGTTAATGTGGATAAATTACTGGGGGTGAAAATGTGAAGGGGGACCCGTGGAAGCAAATAACCTTAGACCCCAAACAGATCCTGTGAATCTTATTTaatatgtgttatttatttatgacataTACATAACTTTTAAAAGTTATAAAGTATTATATAAAGTATTTGGCATATTTATTGGATAGTTGACAGTAGATACATCACACAAAATAAGGAGAAAGATGAACAACAAGCAACAAAGGTCCAGAGCTGGGTTTAAACCGGGGACATTGCAGCTCACGATTAGGCTACTAGAACAAGCCCactcattattttgtatttattaactattttagGCAAATTAAATCATTTGCGGTGCAGCCCTGGATCAGTCTACTACCAGAAGTCAGATTTAAAACATCCGGTGCCTATCTCTTCCAGGCATGGTGATGAGCCAGACAACACTTTCTCCTACTGTGATGAACACAACTCTCATGGAGAATGTGACCAGTCTGACTATAACTCCCGTGATTCTGAGCAGCACTACCCCAGGCTGCTTTGCATTCAACACTTCTACATGTGAGCCCTGTGCTCCAGGATCGCAGTACGACAATAGTGAGTCAACGGCCCTGTCCTCTGACACGAAGCCACCATTTTAAGATGACctctaatatttatttttaatgaaaggaTTCAAACTGTATGTAAGAATGGAAAGTCAAACTTAAGGAATCCTTCTCTATCCCTCCTCAGACACCCTGCTATGTGCGTGCTGCCCTGACCCTGGGCTGTGTCTATTTCCTGGAGCCTGTCTGCCATGCTCCAGAGGATTCTATCAGCCGTTAGCAGGACAACAGCAGTGTCTGCCCTGCAACCGTGGCTTCTATACAAAGTAAGGACATAGATTGTGTCAAGAAATTAATTTTACTTCAAATGGTATAGGCTTTACCGTCAACGTCACTGGtcaatgttttgtgtattttacacTACTCCACAGTTTCACCGGAAGTCCATTATGTCAACCCTGCGCTCCTGGATCCTTCAACAATAACACTGGTGCAGACAGTTGCACAAGTTGTTCACCAGGTGTGTTCATTTAGCTGTAGACAAAAACCCATACTGTTGTAAATCAGTAACTCGTGATATGATTTCTGCTTGAGGACATAGAAAACTATGACTACAAATTTCCATGCAATGTTCTCAACATAGTTTGTGACAACTtggaataaagaaaacataaaacagacaaTGACAAACTGTCACAAGTTTCAAATGTTCTGAAActtgagagaaaacacaaatcGCATGTTgagttattttctgtcttttaggtTTTTATTCATCGCAGCAGAGCTCCACTTCATGTGCACCGTGTGCACTGGGACGTTTTTGCAAGTGAGTTGCATTTGAACATCACCGGTTGCTTTTAAGAAGGAGACAAAAATCAGTGTGGAACATTCATAACGATTTCAGTGTGATAATCACAAACAACATCACGTGATTTCATCCCATGGTTCTGTTTAGAACAGTTTGGCACAGAACAAGACCAGTTACACAGTTGCTGCTTTGATTAATCAGCAGAAGGTATGAACATGTAATTGGCATGTATGATCCTGTCCCAGCACATATGAATGGGGTTTATAGAACTGGACTTGGAAATATTAGTTGGTGATCAATCCCTAGATAAGGACTAAGGGCGTGTTCTCGGTCTGCATTTTTGAGGCATCTCGAGCAAAAGCAAAGGAAGAGGAGTGAAAGTTACTCTGAGCTCCGTTGACTTATCTTATTAACCATGACAGTCATATTTAAACGttaatttaattaactttaattgtataggaagaagaaaaagtatttagttattgtttttactcttcattgttattacacattacaggcctgaaatacacacacaatatgcaCATTCAGTACCTTAtccatgcactaatggagagatgtcagagtaagggGGATGCCCATTTACAGGTGCACCAAGCagtttggggttcagtgccttgttCAAGGGCACTTCAGCAGGTGAACTAGCACCGTGAACTTCCACCTcgccagctaccagtccacactccgtacttgaACAGGCAACCCGAACCAAGTCCCTACGGACGGAGCTGCTCTACACAGATCTGAGACTCTAACAGTTTTCCTTCTTTAATGATGTCTATTATTTTTCTAACCTTTGCTTAACATTTGAAATGACAGACCTACACCAAACCATTGCTTGTACGTTTGTCAGCACTGTGAATTGCTCTAAACTGAatcagttttgacatttttcaaaaatgccTCTAAGGTACTTGTGACAGCTGTGAAATCCATAGCAGTTTGTCCattttaaagtgacaaacaagtgtctctctctctctctgacagctCCTCTGGTTGTAGCCAGTGCCAGATGTGTCCTGCAGGAAAAGAAGCTCTACAGACGGCCTCTAAAGACTGCACACCGTGTCGACCAGGTAATTCACATCATGCTAACTTAAAGCTACGAGGCCCTATGCTTTTGAGTACTGAGGCTCATCAAAGAAAAGTGCAAGGATGAATATCCATCCAGGTGATATCTGGTTTTGAACAGGCATGCACAAGGCTTCCCATCAGACAATGTGTCAAATATGCGGCAGCGGCTTCTTCCAGATTCACTGGGGCCAGGAGAGCTGTGATGTATGCCCAGAGAATCACTACTGCCCTGTGAGTACACCTTCCGTGCTCTGGCCCACAAGAGAAAATGACCCTGTGTGTGTTCAACAAATATCTTGCATATGTTTGTTGATGGAGTCATTTTGCTCTCTCAGAGTCCGGACGTGAACCCCATTCATTGTCCCAGCGATGCGTTTTGTCCAGAGGGCAGCTTGTCGCCAGGCTACTGCATGGAGACTTTCTTCCGCAAAGAAGGAGACACTTGTGAATTGGCTCCCGTCACTATTGCTCTTTTAGTTATTGGAGGAGGGGGTAAGTAAGAACTAACTATTCCCTGATATTTCAGAGCTTCTTTCCAAAATGCATCTTGCCTTTCACTCCATGTTAAAGGCATTGGACTTGCAGCCATGCTCCTAGaactttaaagtttaaatttgAAAAGCTTCAAGCAGCAATTTCTCACATTTATATAATccaattacacacaaaacaatgtctTTAAAGTAAGTATTAATAGCTGGTGTTTGACATGGTAATGATTCATAACTCCATTTGGAAACTAGGAAATATGCCTATTTTCTATAGCTTAATGGGACAGAGCTTGTTTTTTCAATCATGAAAGGAAATTAGCAAAGATGAAACGGACTAAATATGCAGTACAACTTCAGAAAACGCCAAAGAATGTCTTCTTACACTGAGACCACTTTATGCACAAACAGGACACAATGAGATAAAATAAGAATTATGCTCTCACATATCAATACACTCTTTGCGTATGTGCAAAATGCTTGACTGTAGACTGTTTGGACATTTCCTGTAACATCCTCtattgttttttcctctctctttcctcagtGGCCTTACTATTCATCATTTTAATGGTCTTACGTCGACGGAGAGACACGGATGGGGAGCTAACTGTAGCTCGAGCTCCATTATTGCGCAAAGAACGACCTCAAGGTCGATACTATGGGATCCCCTGTGATGCAGAACCTGTGTATGCTGGCTGGTGAAccaaaggacatttttttagCTTGTCTAAGTGCTTTGGAAGATAAAACCAACTGAAGTATTATCTACATTTGGATTCCAACTTAAAAAAGGACTAATAGAGGAAGACTGATGGTGAAACACTGGACTAAGAGCACTGCCTTGGCAGTAATTTGACAATCTACTAGCTTTTTATGGTgcatttgaatatatttttgagAAACTGAGTTTTTTGTGAATTCTTGTAGTTTGACACTGTTACAGTTGTTTCACTCAGAGACAAACAGGCTCCTTTCATGAACTAGATTATTGGATTATGAGAGGTATGCTGGAACGGTGAAAATGAGCTGTGTGCCTTGTCTTGGTGGGAACCTCTCTGTCATATGAAAAGCACGTTTTTTTACAGAGGTAATTGATTTACTTTGCACATGTTTTTGGTGGAGATGCTTGCATTAACTTGTGTAGTTCCACATTTACAGAGAGGTGTAAACTGGTTTGTgccttgtgtttttaaatatatatttgattacAGCACATTGTGTTGCTTGTAGTTAGTTCATACCTTTGCTTAATGTAATTCATCTGCTATGTTGAGgtttatgtttgtatgttttaaaggaaaataaatataaatgattggTGACAAGATAGAATTCCCTCTATCATTTTTGGATGCTAGGTGGTTACTGTGCATGTGAAATTACAATGTATATCCAATGTATAGACCAAACTCTTTATTGggacaatattttttttttttttttaaatgtacccCATCCTAGGTGACAgagtagcctggaaatccagacccaaatctgaaaggaTTAAGCAAATTGAAATTGTGCTCTcgtgagaactctggatttccagggtagggACAAAATAGCATAGCTAAtagctgttttgtgttttactattacagtatttatgcattttaaatatatttctttttgtagAAGCTGAGATATCTGTTGCACATTGGTTTTGTTACGTTACATAAATACAAACTACAGGTGTGGGATGCTGAAGCACTGCTGTTTACTGCTCACTATAAGCCTTTATGACAGTTGACCTTTTTAGATTATTTATCAGGAAAAGCACATGTGTATTAATAACAAAACAGCTTTCAATTTCCTAAACCACAGCCATTTAACTGTACTCTCAAAGGGAATAGGGcaattgttaatgttattaattgCACCTGTGCAATTACTGCTTgacaagaaaaaatgaaaaatatgtattcagtGGATACTGCAGTGTTTACCAGACTGAAGAAAGGAGAAAGGTACCTCTTACAAGACTGTGGTTAGGTCACACAGCGCAACAATTCTTTCCACATTATGTAAACATCCAACAGAAGACTGTGACAAATCTCATTGACCAGCTAAACATGTTTACGGAGTGTGACAACCATGGAGTAGAAAGACGAATAAGCCTGCAGCTGAAAGTAACATACAACACTGcagtaaagtaaatatttacacacagaAAGTTGCTAGTAACAGAATTTCTGGAGGCTGAAACACACCTTCACGATGATTGATTGTCCGTAAATCTATGTGCTACCAGAATGTTGTTTCAATAGGCTAACAGATAGCAATGGTAGAGGAGGGACTTTGCAATGCTACAATATAGAAATACACAGTAGCAAAAAACTACCCTATAGTACAAGTATCACAAAACTCGACGTACCATATGTGTTAAACATACACACGGACAGCCTACATGACCAGTGACAAATTGCTAGATGGCGGTAATGCTCTGTGTCCAATTTGTAAAAGAGAAATTTGTCCAAACAGGGATCCGTACTTACGTCAGCATTCTGGAGAAAACATGGCGGCCGCCCTGGCAAGGAAGGTGTCCGGTGTGTACCTACAATTTGACATTCATACTTCACTGTCCTCATTCCGTAAATGTTTAGTATTTCATCCATGTATCAATGCACTGATCTGTTGGCGCAGTCCTGCGTACGTGTATTTTGTTAGCGCAGATAGAACGGGAAGTTGctacattaacgttagctaactaacaTCGCAACAGTGCTAAGTTTTTTCTTAACGTTACTACTATTCCTCCTcttgtgttttcatgttgtccttgtgtctGACAGGGCTGCTGAGGCCGCTATCTGTCGCTCTGTGTGCCAAGACACCACAGCTCTGTAAACTCTCCAGCCTCATCCAGCCTCCCCCTCTCTACAGCTCTGCTGCAGCCGCTGTCCGCGCTCCTATGCCGGTTGCCGTGTGTCAGACACCCCGGTACAACATTCTTCAACGGTAAAGGACAAGAAGGAACACTCCTGCTGATATTCTTGACTTAAAAGTGGATATTATTAAAATCTACTTAaactgtgctgtttttttgtttaagggACCACATTTTACAATATAGCCAAAAGTATATTACAATCTTGTCTGGGGCATGGGTGTATGGGGTCTGGGCTGTTAGGTATGGTTTTAGCGTGACTCCTTTATTCTAGAAGAAAATCTCAATATTACAacatatcattttatttgataCTGTTTGTGATTTTTGTGGCAACAAAATCAGGTTTGGGAGGTGTGTGGAGTAGatgcaacacaaaataaaagatacTTCGTTAAATATCTACTTCTTGTTTATTGTAATGATTGATTATCCTGAGAAATTTCAAAGGGATAAAGCTGACTATATAAAGCTAAACAAACTAAACTGTTAAGTGATAAAATATCTTTCTCTAATTTGAGTAACAGTAACCCTCCTTAAATAACACTTATTGtgttctctctctgctctgcttcTCTGTTGTTGCAGGGTATCGGCACTTATTCCTAGTTTGAATCAACAATCAAGCAGAAGTCTGACATATGTCAGTCTGAAGAAGGGGAAGAGGAAGACTGTAAAAGCTGTGACAGACAGATTCATGAGGCTGCATTGTGACCTTTGGATCAGGCGCAAGGTACTAAGTCTTTTACTGTGAGCTAcccaaatcacacatttttctttgcaCCTTTAACTCAGTGTTGCCAATCTGAATTCTTGTTTTTGGGTGTAAACAGGCTGGATACAAGAAGAAACTGTGGAAGAAGAAACCTGCCAGACGAAAGCGCCTGAGGGAGCATGTATTCTGtaacaaaacacagagcaaGCTTTTTGATAAAATGACAACCTCTTTTTGGAAAAGGAGGAACTGGTATGTTAACGATCCATACTTGAAGTACCACGATCGGGTCAACCTTAAACTGTAATTTGCTGATTCATGTAGTGACATCTTGTTTTTGAACataatgttatgttatatataataaaatcatATCTGATAAATAATTCAATTTTCCTGAAATGCTCTTAAGATaagaaaaagacagattgacacattcaaagttttgattaatttaatgGCTGTTAAtcaatttaaacagaaatatttcACATAGGATACGTTGATAGCCATGAACCATCATGTCACCTTCCCTCCATTTTTCTATACTTCACAACCAAGTTGAAATTTAAGTAATTTGACATTCTGGCCTGCCAGAACTAAATTCCGTAGGATTTTAAGTGAGTTTCCTCATGAATAAAGTCAAAGTGGCTAATTTATCATTAAGTAAGAtgttattcatatatatatttatagccaacatgtttgtttagtcataacatttcatatttctttctacaaagcaacataaaaatgacaaaaaaattgtttaccAGCAAGGCATCTGCACAAGATCATTtaagaaatcaaaatgttcattCAAATTAATAACAAACATCATGCAATGGTGAGTTTATCAGACTACGCACAAGTTTACAAATCTGCTACTTAGCaaaatttttttctctctctctgttttactTTACATGAATTTTAAAAGAAGAGAATCACCGTCAGCTCTAACATTGACACTACTAATGTTGAAACACAATCGGATTTTCCGGTTAAATTTTTTCCCCACAGCATATTCATTAAAAGGATTTTTCATGTGTATAACAAGTGTATCTACAACATCAGAGTGAATGACGTGTAAACATAACAGTTGTACCTGAGAAGCTTTTGTTTCAAACTTCAAACCAcccaaaatgataaaaaataatgaatctaTCTTCCATCAACACCCAACACAGTGATACTTTGTGTAAAGTGTTGCTATGATTCAGGCTCAGTGAATTAATTATAATATGAAAACACCATGTATCACCATGCAATATTAACTAAAATGTAACTTTGTAAACCTGCAACCGATGAAGTCACTCATGAAGTCCGAAAAAGGTAAGATCAAAGAAGTGTTGCTAGCAGAGCACTACACAGTGATTTTAAACATGGAAAAAGAACCAcgtttatatacagtaaatatgtattCACTTAATGTCCTATTGCTGCTACAGCTGAAAGTGGCACATTCCTAACTGGCCTCAAATTGCAAATAAATTGtcaattaaatgacaaaacatgcTAACAAACTGAACAGTAGATTGTCAAAAACAGTTGGCTCCACTGTGGAAACCTCTTGTAGTAGTGATTTTTCTCTGATGTGATTACTTGTTACACAAGTTACTTCTGTACCACATAAGAAATAATGACACAGTTATTGGTAATACTATCCAGATAATTTTATGATTATTGTTTATTGTCATGGTTATTGTTGGCCATTTAATAGTATTGAGGGAAGTAATTTTATATTGTAAACATAGTGCAAAAATGATTGTATAATGACAGCATAGGTGTGTTGAAATACTTATATTATTGGTGGAGACATTTAATATGTGTATGTCTTTAAGGCTTTTGTAGAGAGATAAATAACAGAATATTGTCTGCCACTGCTGTCTGACTTTTCATAAATACAAAGGTTGGTTATCTCATCTCAGAATAGGTTTTTAAGTGATTTCTGAATTCCTTAATCATTGCAGAATTCCGCTGCTCACAGATGGTTCTCCAGAATAGATTGAAGGGGGGTAAAAACAGCCTTTTCTTTTGATCCTTGGCTTTTAACACATTCTCTAACAGGGATGTCATGTCACTTTCACTGCTGGCTGCAGTAATTAGTGACAGTACATTCTGTTAAATGACCAGCAGGACTAATGACAGGGGAGACACACATGCAATTGCCTTCCCAAacctgatatatatatataaaaaaaaaaaatcaaatcagaaaGACTAAgtacacacaaactgtacagaAATACATATTCAATAACccacatatataaatatctatCAGCATATCTCAATTTCACAAACCTTGTTTTTAAATCTTGAGCCATACACTATATATAGAGGGGTCATTATAGGTCACTTTGGTAATACCTTATTCCAAAGCAAGGCTGCTTCAGTCATGTAGCTTTTGGCCATTTAGTATTTTTACTTCTTGCAGCAAAGGCAGCTGGAATAGTCTTTAGGACAGTATCACATGGCTTCATTGTTTGAAGAAAGGGCACTCCTGGATCTTGTGAGAGGCCTAATGACTCTAAGAGGAGGCTAGAAGAAAGGACAGATAAGGATAAAAGCAAAGAGGGAGATAGTTTAGTCAACTAATAGCTACAACAAGTTGCACAGTATATGGCTGGtgttatttcatattttcaaaaaatccCAATGGAAAAACTAACAATGTGTTGGTGTGTCTCTTAAAACTTTCTGACCTCCATACCCTGTCTGTGAATAAACTGCCTTAAAGCCCATTGGTTCCTACTGAAGACATACCTTTTGAAAAGCTGGTCACAAGTATTTAGTTTAGGAGTCAATAATAGCTGGGCTCTGTACTTTTTCCGAACATTGCTAAAACcgaattgtttttgttgtacattttattagcTGCAGATTAATACATAATTACTAAGTATTGGACGGCCCATGTTCATTGGGATGCAGTAACACCCAGTGCAAAGGTGTTGGTTATTGATGTGGTTTTAGCGTTGGGCAACAAGATGTCAATGGCACAGAATAATAAGCTGTGTCAGGCTTTGGCTACACTGACAATATTTATTTGTAgaattaatttattgtttgtttttaatttttcttcatgggatttgttgtctataacaaaaatatagaatattgcCGTGTCATCTTTAAAATGGTGCTGCTTCATTTGGCATCACCATGCCAAACAAACTGATATTAGATGATTAGAGATTAATAAATACCCATTCAATCCAGGGACTGATCCAACATCACATCAAAAGTATTATCAGGGTTAAAATACACTGGAAGGCAATCAATAGCACTATGTCACATTTCCAAAACAAGTGAGCAATTGAAATCATGCAAAAGCAAGATCACCCATTTATTTGAACTAAACTTTAAATTCAGTACTACTCAATGCATGATTCAGCTTCACCAGTGCAGTAATACTGTTAGCAGTCTGACTCTTCACATATGCAGAAGTACTGAacactgatcatttattttgctCCACCGCAGCAGAAATTAGTAAATCGGTGAGTAAATTGCCACTCTCAAGAGGCAGTTAGAATCAGGCAGCAGCTGAGCAGCCACGTTGACGAGGCAGTATACCTCAGGAGCCTTCTTCTTAATCAACCTGAGCTGTGGAGAGCTTGATGGTGCTTGCACCCCTTTCCCCACCTCCTCAGGCTGCTCCGGAGCTGGAGGTGGGGAGGgtgtggagggtgggggtgacTGGGGTGTAAGTGAGGGCGTAATGGGTGTGGACTCAGACTCAGAAGGTAAATTGCTCTGGGACAGCAACTCCTTGGAGTCCCATTGGTCCAACCCCAACATCTCATACTCAGTCATGTCAAAATCCTGTCCTGTACCATGAAAAAAGGTCAGTGAAGGGGATGAATAATGTGTCTCTGGTCTATTGAATTAAAAGCAGAATACTTTTGATGTAATTGCTTTAGAGTGACAGCTGATTTTGGTCAGCAGGAGTTATGAGATGTCATATCCTTAAGTATCAGACTGCAGACCACAGCACAGAGGCCAAATAGGAAGTTATCATAAGTCAGGGCCAATTTGATCCAGCACAAACAAGTCTGTTCTCATTAAGTGACAGCAGAAAGCCAAAACATATATTTGACGATATTGttaaaattgactttaaaatgtcacaacagttttaaaggacattttctgtgatattattgttgtttcgtattgtcaacaaataccttgaaaagaccaaaactaacAATGAATTGATCTTTATAGCTTATAAACACACGAGTGAGCCACGCTGTTGCACTGAGTAGCATCTTCCGTCATTGCAATGAccatgggcactgtagtttattttgagtcaatccaACATACACCCTGCAGCCATAAATACTCACTaaagcaccaaatgtgtattaaccCACTGCTGAAAATAGTTCCCAGCAAATGCACTGTGCATTCCTGTTTTAGCTATGTGTCCTACAAACTACAGTGTCCAgcttttttaggaaattactgaGCATACGTGGCTAGTTTTGGTCTGTTAATGGggtttgttgacaataacaaaatataggAAAACACCAGACTTCTCCTTTACATACCCCTGTAATTGAGTATAGTCATAAAATGACAACAGCATGTTCATCTCAATAATTccttgtttaataaaaaaagggttGCTCCTTAACTGTGCAGATATttcagtacaacaacaacagtttccACATGATGTTAAACTAGGAACAAATCCCCCCAGCTACATTTGAGTTTTATCACAGGGTGGTTAGTCTGACAGCCCTGTGAGGCCTGACCTGCTCCAAACAGGAAGGCAGGACTGAAGTTAGGGGGCCACTCAGGAAAGCACAGGTTTTAAACAATATCGTCAG
It includes:
- the si:dkey-21a6.5 gene encoding laminin subunit gamma-1; translation: MDCRGVLPEICAAFFIGMVMSQTTLSPTVMNTTLMENVTSLTITPVILSSTTPGCFAFNTSTCEPCAPGSQYDNNTLLCACCPDPGLCLFPGACLPCSRGFYQPLAGQQQCLPCNRGFYTNFTGSPLCQPCAPGSFNNNTGADSCTSCSPGFYSSQQSSTSCAPCALGRFCNSSGCSQCQMCPAGKEALQTASKDCTPCRPGMHKASHQTMCQICGSGFFQIHWGQESCDVCPENHYCPSPDVNPIHCPSDAFCPEGSLSPGYCMETFFRKEGDTCELAPVTIALLVIGGGVALLFIILMVLRRRRDTDGELTVARAPLLRKERPQGRYYGIPCDAEPVYAGW
- the mrpl35 gene encoding 39S ribosomal protein L35, mitochondrial, which gives rise to MTSDKLLDGGNALCPICKREICPNRDPYLRQHSGENMAAALARKVSGLLRPLSVALCAKTPQLCKLSSLIQPPPLYSSAAAAVRAPMPVAVCQTPRYNILQRVSALIPSLNQQSSRSLTYVSLKKGKRKTVKAVTDRFMRLHCDLWIRRKAGYKKKLWKKKPARRKRLREHVFCNKTQSKLFDKMTTSFWKRRNWYVNDPYLKYHDRVNLKL